The Xanthomonas sp. DAR 80977 nucleotide sequence CATGTCGGTTTTGCCGTCCTTGTCGCCGCCGTCGAAGCGCACTTCGGCGCGGCCGTGCACGCCGTCCACCGGGGTCTCGGCGATGCGCCCGTCGACCACGTTGACCACGCCGCCGATCGCGCCGGAGCCGTACAGCAGCGTGGACGGGCCCTTCAGCACTTCGATCTGGTCGGCCAGGAACGACTCCACCGCCGGCGAATGGTCCTGGCTGACGGTGGACACGTCCTGGGTGGACAGGCCGTCGCTGAGCACCGCCACACGCGGGCCGTCCAGGCCGCGGATGATCGGCCGGCCCACGCCGGGGCCGAAGTTGGAGCTCTGCACGCCGGGCAGGCTGGCCACGGTCTCGCCGATGCTGGCGCCGCGGTTCTCGTCCAGGCGCTCGCCGGCCAGCACTTCCACCGGTTGGCTCAGGTCGCCGGCGGCGTCGCGCAGCGGGCTGGCGGTGACCACCACCGCATCCATGTCCTTCACGTGCCGGTCCTGCTTGCGGCCGTCGCCGTGGCGGCTGTCGCTGGCCGGCGGGGTGCCGTCTTCGGCGGCGGGCGCGTCGGCGGCCAGGGCCAGGACCGGACTGAGCAGGCCGCCCAATGCCAGGGACAGGGCGGTGCGACGGAGTGAACGGGAGCGGGAGGGGGACATAGGCATACCGAATAGGAGGGAAAAGGCGCCGCCAGGCGAGCGTGGGCGCTCGCGTTCGCCGCGCGGAGGCGGCGGCAGGCATGGCATGGGGGGCGTGGCGACCCCCTGGTCGCCGGCCGGGTAATGTTATATTATTCTATAACGCAATCACCACTGTGCTGGAAGTCATGTCGCCCACCTCCGATCTGCGCGCACTGCTCGACCGCCTCGGCGCCACCGGTTCGCTGCTGTGCGCGGTGCATTGCGCGCTGCTGCCGCTGGCGCTGGCCGTGCTGCCCTCGCTGGGCCTGTCGGTGTGGCTGGGCGACGGGGTGGAGCGCACGCTGGTGCTGTTCGTGACCTGCCTGGGCCTGTTCAGCCTGGTCCTCGGCTACCGCCGGCACCGCGCCTGGCAGGCGCTGGGGCTGCTGCTGCTGGGCCTGCTGTCGCTGTGGGCCGGCATGCTGGTGCCGGCGCTGCACCACGCGGTGGCCCCGCACGCGGCGATCATGACCTTCGGCGGCACCCTGGTCGGGCTCGCGCACCTGCTCAACCTGCGGCTCAACCATGGCCACGTGCACGACGCCAGCTGCGCCCACTGAGCGCACGTGATAGGCTTGCCGCCCTTGCGCGAGGGCGCCGACCGCGTTGCCTCGCCAAACCCGTGCACCGCGCGGGGATTTCGCACACACATTCAGGAGTCGATGAGCATGGGTAAGGGTGACCGCAAGACCGCCAAGGGCAAGCGCTACAACGCCAGCTACGGCAATTCGCGCTCGCACAGCGTGAGCAAGGTGGCCGTGGGCGCCGCGTCGCCGGTCGCCAAGAAGTCGGTGGTCAAGACCCCGGCGGCGAAGAAGGCCGTGGCCAAGAAGACGGTCGCCAAGGCCGGCTGAGCCTCGGCTCCGGCGGTACGCAAGAACGCGGCGCTTGCGCCGCGTTTTTTTTGCCGCGGGGAAACGCGCCGCGGCCGCACACGCCGCGGCATGCGCGCTCAGCGCGGCGGATCGTCCTCGCCGCTGTCGCCGGCCAGGTCGGCGGCCAGCGGCGTCGGCTCGGGTGCGGGCGCGGCGACGGCCGGCGCCGCCAGCAATTGTTCGGCCAGGCCGCGATAGATCGGCGTGCGGCACACCAGCGCCGAGGCGCCGCGGGCGATCAGCACCGTGGCCAGGATCGGCAGCAGCATGTCGCTGCTGTCGGTGAGTTCCAGCGAGATCACCGCCGAGGTCAGCGGCGCCTGGGTGACCCCGGTCAGATAGGCGCACATGCCGAGCAGCACGAAGGTGCGCGGATCCACGTCCGGCATCAGCACCGCCAGGTTGTGGCCGACGCCGGCGCCGACCGCCAGCGCCGGCGAGAACAGCCCGCCGGGGATGCCGGCCACGTACGAGGCCAGGTTCGCCAGCAGCTTCATCAGCCCGAACTCGTGGCCGACGCTGGCATGGCCCTGCACCAGGCTGCGCGCCTGCTCGTAGCCGGTGCCGAACGCGCCGGCGCCAAACACCAGGCCCAGCGCGACCAGGACCAGCCCGCACAGCGCGGCCAGCAGCACCGGATGGCGGCTGCGCAGCGCGCCCAGCCAGCGCGGCCTGCCGGCCACGGTGGCCAGCACCATGCGGCTGAACGCGCCGCCGAGCAGGCCGGCGACCACGCCGCACAGCGCGATCGCCAGCCATGCCCGGCCCAGCGGCAGTGCCGCCGACACCTTGCCGAAATAGGTGTAGTTGCCGAGCAGGCCCAGCGACACCACGCCGCCGACGATCACCGCGGTCAGCAGCGTGCCGGAGAACCGGTGCTCGAAACGGCCGCTCAGTTCCTCGATCGCGAACACCACCCCGGCCAGCGGCGTGTTGAACGCCGCGGCGATGCCGGCGGCGCCGCCGGCGAGCAGGAAATGCGAGGCCTGGCGCGGATCGCGGAAACCGAACCAGCGCCCGAGCACGTACATCAGGCTGGCGCCGACGTGCACGGTCGGGCCTTCGCGCCCGACCGAGGCGCCGCCGAGCAGGGCCAGCGTGGTCAGCAGCAGCTTGCCGGCGGACACGCGCAGCGACAGGTTGGTCTGGCGGAACGCGTCGTCGGGCCGTTCCAGCGCGGCGATCACCTGCGGGATGCCGCTGCCGCGGGTGGGGCGCAGTACACCGTTGGTCAGCCAGGCGAGCAGCGCGAACACGCTCGGCGTGAGCAGCAGCGCCCACCACGGCGAATGCGCCACGATGCGCTGGAACAGGTGGAAGGCCGCGTCGCTGGCCTTGGCGAACACGATCGCGACCAGCGCCACCGCCACCGCGCCGCCCCACAGCACCGCGCGTTGTTTCCAGCTCTCGTGCGAGAGCAGCGGGCGCAGGCGCTGGCGCATGCGCTGCGGTGGCGCGGGATCGGGCGACTCCATGCGCCGATTGTCGCATGCGCGGTCCGGCGTGGGACCGACGCCGGGCGCATGCATTCATGCCAGACGCGGCATTGCATGCGGCGCCGCAGCCGCTGCAAGCCGCTCAGCCGACCGCGTGCGCACGCGATGTGCGCTCGGCATGGGCGCGCGACGCCGGATGAGGTTGGCGCCATCGCGCGCGACAGACCTTGCCGATACGGCTTGGCGCGGGGCTGCGTCCCTAGCGCAGTGCCGGCAGCAGCGCCTGCGGGTCGCCGTCGTTGCGCGCGGCGGGAATGCCGAGCAGCCGGGTCAGCAGCGGATACACGTCGACGTTGTCGATCGGCGCCAACGTGGCGCCCTGGCGGAACGCCGGGCCGCGCGCGATGAACACCGCGCGCATCGACGGCAGCGCCGGGTCGTAGCCATGCGAGCCGCGCAGGCCGGTGCTCGGCTTCTCCGCGGCACGCTCGGCCGGCAGCGCGTCCCAGCCTTCGTGCATCTGGCACACGATCGGCGGGATGCGCGGATGGCTGCCGTAGTGCCAGCGCGCCGGCAGCTCGGCCTTGCGCCAGCAGTCGTAGTGCGGATGCGCGCCGAGCAGCTTGGCTTCGACCCTGGCCTCCTGCCCGGGCCGCGGCGCGATGCCGACCGACTGGCCGTAGCTGACCACCTCGGCCTCCTGCATCGACACCATGTCCTCGACGATGACCACCTGCTGCGCCGGCACCGTCGCCATGCCGTGGTCGGAGACGACGATCAGGTTGGTGCGGTCCAGCTGCCCGCGCCGGGCCAGCCCGTCCAGCAGATGGCCGATCGCCGCATCCACTTGTTCGACCGCGCGGGCGTACTGCGCCGACTGCGGACCGAAGTCGTGGCCGGCCTCGTCGACCTGCTCGAAGTACAGGGTCAGCAGCTGCGGAGGCGGCGCGCTGCGATCGTCGAGCCAGCCCAGCGCCTGGTCGACCCGCGCGTTCGGCGCCACGTGTTCGTCGAAGGCCTGGCGGCGGCTCGGGCGCACGCCCTGGATCGCCGCCTCGCTGCCCGGCCAGGCCCAGGTCGCCGCGGACAGGCCGGCCTTCTCGGCGCCGACCCAGATCGGTTCGCCGCCCCACCAGCGGCCGTCGCCGACCGCGTCGCGGTCGCTGACCCGGAACGTGCCCAGCAGCGGGTCGCGCATGCTGTTGTGGACGATGCCGTGGTGGTCCGGACGCAGCCCGGTGACGAGGGTGTAGTGGTTGGGGAAGGTCAGCGACGGATACGACGGCGTCATCCATTGCGCACGTACGCCTTCGCGTGCCAGCCGGCTCAGGTTTGGCGCGATGCCGCGATCGAGCATGTCCGCGCGCAGGGCGTCGATCGAGATCAGCAGCAGCAACGGCCGCTGCGCCTGGCTGGGCGTGGCGTGCGGCGCAGCGGCCGCGGTGGTGGGAGAAGAGGGGATGGAGGCGCAGGCGCCGAGCAGCAGCGCCGCGCAGGCGCCTGCCAGGCGTAGGGCGATTGAAGTCATCCGCGCATGATAAGGCGCGCATGGTGACCTGGCGAAGACATCGCGTGGCATGGGCTGCACGATGGCGGATGCGACGCGGTCACGCTGCGCCATGCGGCGCGAGACGATGACTTCGCCGCGCTCTTGCAGGAGCGGCTTCAGCCGCGACAGGCTTTACTGACACTGCCTGTCGCGGCTGAAGCCGCTCCTACAGCGGCAAGCGGCAAGCGGCAGCAAACCGCGCCGCCGCTCAGCCGAACAGCGATGCCGTCGCGCCGTCCGCGGGCTCGGCGCCGCGCCGCTCCAGCGCCAGCAGCGCGGCCTTGGTCGGCAGGCCGCCGCCGAAGCCGGTCAGCGCGCCGTTGGCGCCGATCACGCGATGGCAGGGCAGCACGATCGGCAGCGGATTGCGGCCGTTGGCGGCGCCGACCGCGCGCACCGCGCGCGGCTGCCCGATATGCCGCGCCAGCTGCGCGTAGCTCCAGGTGGCGCCGAACGGGATGTCGGCCAGCGCCTGCCAGACAAGGCACTGGAAGGCGGTGCCGCGCGGCGCCAGCGGCAGCGCGAAGTGGTCGCGCTCGCCGGCGAAATAGGCCAGCAGCTGTTCGCGCGCCGCGCGCACCGGCGCCGCATCGCGGATCCAGTCGGCACGGCCGCGCGCGTCGTAGCGGTTCTCCGGGAACAGGATGTGGCGCACGCCGTCGTCGCCGACGGCCACGGTCAGTTCGCCGATCGGCGTGGCGAAGGCGTCGTAGTACAGGCGTTGCTCAGTCATGGGAGGTCTCCTCGGGTGGGTCGCCGGCCAGGTGCCACAGCTGCAGCACGGCATAGGCGCGCCATGGCCGCCAGGCCTGGGCGCGGGCTTCGGTGGCGCGTTCGCTCAGGCGCGCGCCGTCGGCGCCGAGCACGCGTTGCAGGACCAGGTCGCCGGCCGGGAACGCATCGGGCTGGCCGAGCGCGCGCAGCGCGATGTACTGCGCGGTCCAGGCGCCGATGCCGGGCAGGGCGGTGGCGCGCTCGACGAACTCGGACAGGCGCTGGCCGGCGCGGAACTGCAGGCGTCCGTCCACCACCGCCGCGGCCAGCGCGCGGATCGTGGCGGCGCGCGAGCGCGGCAGGCCGATCGCTTCCAGCGGCGCGTCCAGCAACTGCGGCGGCGCCGGGAACGCACGGTCCAGGCCGGACGGCTGGCCGGGCCGATGCCCGCCGTGGCGCTCGACCAGGCGCGCGGCCAGGGTCGCCGCGCCGGCCACGCTGACCTGCTGTCCGAGCACCGCGCGCACCGCCACCTCGAAGCCGTCCCAGCCGCCGGGCACGCGCAGCCCCGGGCGTCGCGCGATCGCGCGCGCCAGCAGCGGTTCGGCGCCCAGCGTGGCGTGCACCGCGCGCAGGTCGGCGTCCAGGTCGAAGATGCGGCGCACCCGGCGCACGATGTCCGGGATCGCGCGCGGATCGGCCGCGGCGATGCGCAGGCGCAGTTCGTGGCGCTGCGGATCGGCCTCGACCTGGATCCGGGTCGAGGCCGCGAGCGGGCCGAGCACGCGCTCGTAGCTGGCCTCGCCGATGCGCTCGATGCCGGGGATCGCGCGCTTGCGCAGGAACGCCAGCATGGCCGCGAAGTCCAGCGGCGGGCGATAGCCCAGGCGCAGCGTCAGGTCGCCGCCCGGCACCTCGGCACGCTGCTTGCGGATCGCCGATGGCGGCATGCCGCAGCCTTCCAGGAACGCGGTGTTGAAGCGGCGCAAACTGTTGAAGCCGGCCGCCAGCGCCACCTGGGTGATCGGCAGCGCGGTCTCGGTCAGCAATTGCTTGGCCAACAGCAGGCGCCGCGTCGCGTGCACCGCCGCCGGGGTGGCGCCGAGCTGGCCGACGAACACGCGCTGCAGCTGGCGCGCGCTGAGCCCGACCTCGGCGGCGAGCTGTTCGACGCTGGCGTCCTGCAGCGCGCCCTCGGCGATCAGCGCCAGCGCGCGCCGCAC carries:
- a CDS encoding MerC domain-containing protein, with the translated sequence MSPTSDLRALLDRLGATGSLLCAVHCALLPLALAVLPSLGLSVWLGDGVERTLVLFVTCLGLFSLVLGYRRHRAWQALGLLLLGLLSLWAGMLVPALHHAVAPHAAIMTFGGTLVGLAHLLNLRLNHGHVHDASCAH
- a CDS encoding 30S ribosomal protein THX, with amino-acid sequence MGKGDRKTAKGKRYNASYGNSRSHSVSKVAVGAASPVAKKSVVKTPAAKKAVAKKTVAKAG
- a CDS encoding chloride channel protein, coding for MESPDPAPPQRMRQRLRPLLSHESWKQRAVLWGGAVAVALVAIVFAKASDAAFHLFQRIVAHSPWWALLLTPSVFALLAWLTNGVLRPTRGSGIPQVIAALERPDDAFRQTNLSLRVSAGKLLLTTLALLGGASVGREGPTVHVGASLMYVLGRWFGFRDPRQASHFLLAGGAAGIAAAFNTPLAGVVFAIEELSGRFEHRFSGTLLTAVIVGGVVSLGLLGNYTYFGKVSAALPLGRAWLAIALCGVVAGLLGGAFSRMVLATVAGRPRWLGALRSRHPVLLAALCGLVLVALGLVFGAGAFGTGYEQARSLVQGHASVGHEFGLMKLLANLASYVAGIPGGLFSPALAVGAGVGHNLAVLMPDVDPRTFVLLGMCAYLTGVTQAPLTSAVISLELTDSSDMLLPILATVLIARGASALVCRTPIYRGLAEQLLAAPAVAAPAPEPTPLAADLAGDSGEDDPPR
- a CDS encoding ectonucleotide pyrophosphatase/phosphodiesterase, which translates into the protein MTSIALRLAGACAALLLGACASIPSSPTTAAAAPHATPSQAQRPLLLLISIDALRADMLDRGIAPNLSRLAREGVRAQWMTPSYPSLTFPNHYTLVTGLRPDHHGIVHNSMRDPLLGTFRVSDRDAVGDGRWWGGEPIWVGAEKAGLSAATWAWPGSEAAIQGVRPSRRQAFDEHVAPNARVDQALGWLDDRSAPPPQLLTLYFEQVDEAGHDFGPQSAQYARAVEQVDAAIGHLLDGLARRGQLDRTNLIVVSDHGMATVPAQQVVIVEDMVSMQEAEVVSYGQSVGIAPRPGQEARVEAKLLGAHPHYDCWRKAELPARWHYGSHPRIPPIVCQMHEGWDALPAERAAEKPSTGLRGSHGYDPALPSMRAVFIARGPAFRQGATLAPIDNVDVYPLLTRLLGIPAARNDGDPQALLPALR
- a CDS encoding methylated-DNA--[protein]-cysteine S-methyltransferase, which codes for MTEQRLYYDAFATPIGELTVAVGDDGVRHILFPENRYDARGRADWIRDAAPVRAAREQLLAYFAGERDHFALPLAPRGTAFQCLVWQALADIPFGATWSYAQLARHIGQPRAVRAVGAANGRNPLPIVLPCHRVIGANGALTGFGGGLPTKAALLALERRGAEPADGATASLFG
- a CDS encoding AlkA N-terminal domain-containing protein — protein: MSQPTPDDHALYDRARQSRDARFDGVFFTAVRSTGIYCRPVCPAPAPKRSNVRYYPSAAAAAAAGYRPCLRCRPELSPEAQQHLGEESVRRALALIAEGALQDASVEQLAAEVGLSARQLQRVFVGQLGATPAAVHATRRLLLAKQLLTETALPITQVALAAGFNSLRRFNTAFLEGCGMPPSAIRKQRAEVPGGDLTLRLGYRPPLDFAAMLAFLRKRAIPGIERIGEASYERVLGPLAASTRIQVEADPQRHELRLRIAAADPRAIPDIVRRVRRIFDLDADLRAVHATLGAEPLLARAIARRPGLRVPGGWDGFEVAVRAVLGQQVSVAGAATLAARLVERHGGHRPGQPSGLDRAFPAPPQLLDAPLEAIGLPRSRAATIRALAAAVVDGRLQFRAGQRLSEFVERATALPGIGAWTAQYIALRALGQPDAFPAGDLVLQRVLGADGARLSERATEARAQAWRPWRAYAVLQLWHLAGDPPEETSHD